Part of the Primulina huaijiensis isolate GDHJ02 chromosome 15, ASM1229523v2, whole genome shotgun sequence genome is shown below.
acgctggataaaactactttcagcaaaataaagatgtgcaaGACTGCAAAAGAAATCTGGGAGAAGTTAATTCAATTATACGAAGgcaatgatcaaaccaaagaaaataaactctcaGTTGCGGTTCAAAAGTTcgataacatcaagatgaagactggagagtctatgcacgaatatgatgaaagaatcaTCAGCATAATAAACGaactaaatgcacttggaaaggtatattcaaacaaagaaatcACGCTGAAGGtagtcagaggtcttcccaaagaatgagatGTTAAGacaatggcaatgagagaatcaaaTGATCTAAACAAGGTCGAActacatgatctatttgctgatctgaaggcctatgagtttgagttgCAAACAAGAGAATGAGAACTTTCTACTCCAGCAACAACAACAGCTTTTAGTGCtgtcaaactggaaccaactggttcagttgagaaaactactgatcagttaagcagtgacgcaatgtcattatttgtcaaaaaatttggaagattcatgagaagaaatcaaggctTCATTCAAAGATAATATCAGAGAAATAACACTAAAGAAGAACCAAATACTTGCTACAACAGTGGCAAAACTTGACACtttattgctgactgtcctaaaccaaagaaggacagtcaatgCTCAgctgaaaagggaaagaaatcATTTGAGCACAAGAGAAGAGCtaaggatgataagaaatcattcagaaagaaaTATGAAGTGCTTCTAGTTGAGGAAAGTAAGtccaaatgggcagaaactgacagcgatgAATCAGAATCTAAGAGCTTGAGTAGCTCCAgcgatgatgaggaagtcaagtgttTGATGGCTGATGACACAGAACTAGAATCAGTGagcatgtatttgattttagttcAACTGACTTTACACATGATGAACTTATTTCTACATTACATGACATGGTCAacgagtatcacaagcttgctctCTCATTTGAGAAAGCCAAAGCAAAGTAAACTGATCCCAATGACAATAAAACTTAAACTGATGAATAAGTTGAACTGTTGAGTCTTAAACGGGAGATTTCTGAGCTGAATGCTGAAAAAAGCAAGAATCAATATATGATTCAGCAGTTAAAGCTTGAGAATTCAAAACAAACTGATCTTATTCAAGCATGGAATAAATCATCAGTCGCACTAGCTGAAATATGCAAAAATCAGTTATTGATAAAACTGATTTAGGCTTTagcaaccaagatgaaactTCTACCAGTGATACTCAGCAAAAACTGAACATAGGCAAagagaaatacattcactttgtcaaatcagttatggtacaagaacaacctGAGCCGAGTAGACCAGTTGAGCGgcctattgaaaataagaacaaggctaAAAAGTATGGAATTTGTTATAGCCCTAAAACTTCAAATGTTTCACGAAGCTGGTAACCTAAAAGGTTCAACAATAACTTTCCAAATGGCTATTCCAATTAtcataactgcaagccagttcagaaaagatatcggctgaacaaccagttgaacaaggCTAAAGCACATATTGCTTCATCTGCACACAACACATCAAGCACACACAAGCTGgaaaaaaccatttggaacacagtaactggaaagtcagttagactaatccaagtctgagTTCCTAAAGGaccaatcagttcaggaccaaaatagatatgggtaccaaaattatttattgtgtgtgattgcaggtgacagATACTAACAAAGAATCAATCTGATAtatggacagtggatgctcacgacatatgacaggggatgcaaaATTGATATCCCAACTGaccaaatacactggtccaaacatcagttttggagacaactctaaagatagaactgtgggtaaggatAAGCTTATCCATGATAACATTACTATCAAAGATGTgttactagttgagaatttaaaGTATAACTTGACAAGCATCaatcagttatgcgacaatattTTCTCAGTTCAATTCAATACACACACTTGCACAGTTAGAAACTCAACTAATGAGATCATCTTAACTGGCAATCGCTGTGAAAAtattacaaagtcagttggactgatcaaCCTAATGCATCAGTTTGTTTTATagcttcaaaatcttctaaaaactggttgtggcataaaaagttgaaccacctaaattttaagtctattgcttatctgagtaaccatgaacTTATAACTTGTTTgcctaaaatatatttttcaaaagataaaatttgctcagcatgtcagtttggtaaataAGTAAgatctttatttaaaaacaagggtagtaaatcatcctccagatgcttagaactattacatatggatctttttggtcctataccagtcatgagtttagggggaatgaaatacaccttagtgatcattgatgatttttcaagatttacttgagttatctttcttaaatcaaaagaccaaactgctgcacaactgattaagcttttcaaaagattattaaatgaaaaatcagttggtatTGACAGAATAAAGTCcgatcgagggactgaattcatcaatcaaaatctttcacaatttttagaaaatactgggatcaagcatgagctctcagcagctaagacacctcagcaaaatggtgtagctgagagaaaaaATCGAACCTTAAAGaggctgctagaacaatgcttgccgattctggtatttctcagagGTTTTGGGCATAAGCattaaacactgcatgttacactcagaacatatcaatgattaataaaaatcatttgaaaacgccatatgagatctggcatggacgtaaaagcatggtttcttatttcaaaatattcggctgtagatgttttattctcaataatggaaaaaatcatttaaaagagggaatatttcttggttatttatcagttagtaaagcttatagagtatTTAACAAATGCACTTTGATTTTCGAGGAGTCAATTCATGTTGCATTTGATGAATCTGTATAAaatgataagccaactgatccagttgagctagttgatcacTTTTCAGAtataagtttggaggatgataatgaagaagaaaatcacatcaatcgaaatatccttcaaacagCAGAACCAGAAGTGCTGGATCCATCAGTGGAACAAGAAATTGtccctgataatcagttggtagagcaaaatgataatattcagttaccaactgaagcagCATCAACTAAAACTGAAGAGAACATTCAGTTTCCAACTAAAGCAGTTGTTGAGATGGATGCAACAAATGCtgaatacagatggaagaaatcacatccaccagaattggtaataggtaatccatctgatctggtaagaactcggaatcaaatgtttaatttatttattcattcagcttttgttttccaactggaaccaaagaaaactgatgaagcttttgctgatcctaactggataaatgctatgcaagaaaaGATAAATAAGTTTACCCATAataatgtctggaacttagtccaagaccagtttcttaaactattataggtacaaagtgggtttatagaaacaaactgaacgaagatagttcagttgtgcgcaacaaagcgaggcttgtagcacaaggatataggcaagaagaatgAATAGATTGCGACGAGATATATGCACCAGTTACACGACTGGAAGCCTAAGCTTTGCCTATTACAAAAAGGGTAAGGGTAAtcttgtaaattttaaaatattggggaGTTGAAACAAAGAATCGTAGAGATATGGAGTAAGAATAAAGTTGAGAAGGGAAATAGGGAGTTATTGAAAGTTTGCCCATTACAAGTCttattttttagtttatttgttattaattattattattatttgggaAAAAAACAATTTCATCGATTTTAGTTGTCGAAATACGGTAATTACACATTTTGCAAAATGAGAATgtcatttactttatttttctaaaaaaaagaaCTTACCTACTGTTGGAAAATTTTatgttcacaatcttgattttgatgttaacaaaatttgttattttgtttctaataactttatctaagtgcgcagaaagctactgagccaaaactgaagctatcgagacgcaaaatAAAAGCGCTAACTAATTGCtcaaaactgaaccagttcaactgattgaccaactgataggtagttcagcagaaaaccttcagaagcccggccagccgatgaagagctcaactgatgaagagcccagctgaccagttcaactgaagcattgaaatcagttcagctgacgagccaactgatttcaccaaatcaattcaagaccagttcaactaaccATTTCAGGACATCAGTTAGGAACCGACCAGTTTGTAGGGTACGACAAGCTTATCTCAGTGGAAACCAACTGTGCGCATTTAAGAAaagcaattgtccagtcaaaggacaataatggacgttgcagcataGCTTAAAGTCAAGACGTTCCAGAATGACTGTCAGAAAGGACAAGACACAAACATCGAGGAACGAATTCAAACTGCAACAGAcaaatttgatgagtcttgatgaacGGCCTCGAagcctctataaatacaagaaaAAAGCCATTAACAGAAGTAAGGAAGAAAGATATACAAGTGTGTGAAGAAGAAGGGCATGCCAAAATcatatcagctttcaagaagcaatcagcctaaatttgagggaacacttcaaagtgttatcagcttagattagaagcacttttccctcagtgtgtgagaacacttgcgtattagttctcacacacacacacacaccatcactcacatatacagagaACTGAGCGTACTGataagttgagtgagtcttgcacaaagacgttaaacttgtgtatgtagtctttaatacatagacgttaaacaagtgttggctggaaggtgttgccttcagtctagactagaagttcagttaggcagtaggatTAGTACTAagttgagtgggtttgtacaagacattgtataaatcaaagtcttctagtagatcctacccgaggtggtagaagggtgatgtaggagcagttgaaatctccgaacatccataaacatatcttgtgtacttaactgtttaactatttttttcaaactggtgagaactgaactgatatatgcaagaacTTATTCCCCTTATTTCaattattcagtttacacaagttaaaaggctgtcaaattagtcagctttcttaacgaaggattatttcgagtgtagtcagcttggtttgaaaaccaaacacgatttaattcatcggtgtttacattcttagaacacgagctattgaagctcattgagaatattatGTTTGAAGCACCTCGCAAGTGTGAGAACCGATCCATCACGTACCCTagttcatattaaaattttatagttttattaAAGTGATcttattaatgaaaaaaatttgttgctcatcaaacttttttaaattaaatgttttatgctCATGTTATATAAATTTAGGAGtgaaaaattctttaaaaaatatattatattgctGCCCCGTCTCTTCCAAGGCCGGGGCAGCatgactcaatttttttaaaattttcattatttttataaataatttaataaatcgtAAGAAACCATAATATTTTGATAAagctttttcaaaaatattataatctaatataaaaaaaaatacattacttcggtaataaatattattcttcAATATTTGTGAAGATTTTTAATCTTGATTTTATAATGTCTGTTGTTTCACTAACCTACAATCATTCACCTACATATATATACCACATGAATAAGACGAAAGATGCCTACATCATCGATGGAGGGGCTAATATTGCGAAAcagttgataaaaaaaaaaactacagaTTCTGAATCGCATTGTTATTAAATCTTCGAATCTCTTGCCGCGCAGTTATCGGGAGAGACGACGGGCATAATTATGGTGGAGGATTGGTGTATTTCCAATGGCACTGGCTTGACGTCGACGTGCTTTCCCCATAAGAAAATATACAACCCCACAGTTATCACAACCATACCTATCAATCTGCAATTCCATTGTTCTTTTAGTTcgatttatttttaagaaaatatcaaaataatgcGAAGAAGAATTGCGTTCGATTTTAGTCTTGTAAGTTGGTGTGTTTGGATTTTAGGTTTGTAATTTGTCAAAGTTTTGTTTTTATTCAATAACTTGGATTTGTTTTTGGTTTGGCctcttttttttccttgaaaccactaaatataattaattgtgCTTATTTGACACCGATGCTCTCTTAAATGGTTCATGTGCTGATAATAAAACAAATATCacacatattaaaatttaactaagcaaaaataaatgaaaacaaCAATATTTTTTCTCCTATTTTGAAATATCGGGTATccttttgctttattttttcttttatttttgtttagatGAACTTTAATATGTGTGATATGAGTTTTATCTATACCATATGAGTCATGTAGAAGAGAATCAATGTCATATAAacaattttcaataaatttagTGGCttccgtaaaaaaaaaaaaagaccaaaaccaacaaaaaaaaatccaagttactgaattaaaacaagattttaacAAATTACAAGACTGAAATCTAAAATAACTCAAATTTCAAGAATGAATTGCAATTTGGTCATAATGCGAAGAAATTTACCTTCCGAGGGAGATTTCTTCACCTAGCCACAGAGCTTCAATGAATGCtactaaaattaaagaaattggattgaaaATGGAGGGATAAGTGGGGCCTTTTCGGCTAATTGCCCATGATACTAAACAAAATGTTGCACCCGTCGCCAGTGATCCCTGCAAGTAATtacattattatatattttcaatcaaattattaaaacaatatttagttttatatatcataaaaacatatttaaataagacaaaaaacttgtgtgagacggtctcacgagtcgtattttgtgagNTTTCCAGGTGTTGGGTTCTCTGTCCATGCATAAACCTATAAGCGTTGTTTGGAGCGATGCGATTACGCATACCAGAAACGTCGCCCAATATTTGTACGGAAATACTTTGAATAATTTCACCTgtaattcaaaatttcaaaaaaaaaaattaaaaaaaaactgtggaaaacaaatattaatgtatttaattaaacataaattttaattttccatTAGAATTTACTAAGAAAATATTGaactaataataaatatttaagtaTACCTGTAGGATATACCAAATCCCAGCACTGAAGCAACTTGCTACAAGAAACATTGTCCCTCTACTCCAATTTTGATTGGATTTATCGATATTTGATagattttgatgataaaaacCACTTAGATGAAAAGTCTTCCCTTTGTAAAGAGCAATTGTTAATGCTCCTCCAAGGCATAGCATGGCTCCAAATATTTTCAACTTACCAGACACTGTGTCAACCCTCAATTTCTCCACTCTTCATCAATTTAATAAGAAATCAAATCCCCcccaaacaaaaaaaacaaaaaaaaaccatcaatatatatatatatatatctccaaggaaatgaaaaaattagtAATTTAGCGGACATAAAAAAAGTCCCCGATCGAGTTTCGAAAATTGTTTAAAACTCGTACTGAacgaatttattttattttatgattgtgatttgatttgagtaatggatttcaaatgataacTATATTAAGTGTATGTAAAATCCACCACAATTGTTTCTCATGAAATTGTTTAACGTGATATATATAGAGTCAATCTCCAAACAAGTCaacaaatttgaaattcatcaaccTAAGAACACATGCTTTAATTGATGTATTTGAGAGATTGGTTTCAAATTCTATGACTTGCTCAGATGAACACGAAATTCAAATGAATCTCACTCCATATCAAGTTACGCAATTTCAGTATTAATGTCAGTGGATTTTAACACACCTAAGACGACTGTCGAATGAACCTAATGATATATGGATGTTAGTAATTGGACCTCAACATctagtgattttttttaaaaaaaaaagaataaaaaagtaTAAATAAGTAAAGAATGTATACCTTAGTATGACCGagaaaataaaagtaataaCAGGAATAAGGTTAAGGAAGTTGGTAGCATATGTAGCTGTGGTGTCCCTCATACCATAATAGAAAAGTCCCATGGCCATTGAGATCCTGCATGCATGATTTATACACATAACAAAGgattaattttctataatactATCTACGTCCATTTTTCGGTTATCCCAAATATATAGTTCGGTTTCTACattttgtttcttgattttattaatataaatatattaactaGCTCTTGGAAAATGcacaatcatttttttaatgaattaaatagaTGATAAAACAGAAAGTTTGACTTAATCAGTGTGCAAAAAACCAAAAAACACGTATATTCGAGATGGAGCGAGTATTAAACCTCCAATGTTTTTAGCATTTGCAAGTGTGATTACTTATAAAATAGTTATTCCTACAAATTAAACTTTAACAGTAAACAACCTGAGAATGAATAAAAGAGAAAGCATGATCCTTACCCTGTCAATGCCACCATGAAAAGCCAGAAGAAAGCAGAAAAATTTAGCTTATTCAAGACTCCTCCTCTGCAGCATATTATagaaaatttaattcaaatgtttatttaatattcatattatttgatttaaaatgaatgaatgaattgatcATAGAAATGAAACCTTTCCCAACGTAGAGCAAAAGGCAAAACACAGAAGGAAGCCAGAACATGTCGATAAGCCATTAGAGCAAAAACAAAGGTACCCTCACTGAGTATCACTCTGCAAAGAAGCTGGAGACCGGCTGCGATCACTTGTACCGCCACCATCCCGAGTGGTATTCTCGCCTCCATAATCCATTTCTTCATCTCCATAATCTGTGAAAAATGTACATAAAACTTTCATTTATATAATGTATGCGcctttttaatttttgagattaatataattaataaaaataacacaatCTTGACTTTCTTTTTTATAACAAGGAGAAGGTCAAAAGAAGATGGAAGATGCATGCCCACTTGATGTAAGGGGAGAAATGACTTGATTTAAGGATGAAATAAAGATATGTTTTTGCATTGTTCATGTTTGGAAGCAATCTTAATCGAAACCCCATGATGTTATCTATAAACTAACTAATTGGTATGTGCAACGTATATATTTTGGGAGTTGGCGATTTATATTGTATTATTTTCATTGAGGTTCAATAATTGTCTATGTTATCATGAGAACGATTGAGTCTTGGTGTCTGGACTGTTGTGCGGTTTagaagatttgagttgcacgtTGTACTGTTATTACTTTTGGTAAAAACGACAAATGTTCGGTCTTATAATTGATATAATAGTCAAGGTTGTGAGTTCGATTTTCATAAATTGCAAGAAATACAATTATTAAGAAGGCTAAGAGGGGTTATTGGGGTGGGGGGTGCAATATTTGTCCCTATTAGGAGAATGATTGAAGTCATGTGGCGCTTGGActgttgtacgattta
Proteins encoded:
- the LOC140960466 gene encoding WAT1-related protein At1g43650-like translates to MEMKKWIMEARIPLGMVAVQVIAAGLQLLCRVILSEGTFVFALMAYRHVLASFCVLPFALRWERGGVLNKLNFSAFFWLFMVALTGISMAMGLFYYGMRDTTATYATNFLNLIPVITFIFSVILRVEKLRVDTVSGKLKIFGAMLCLGGALTIALYKGKTFHLSGFYHQNLSNIDKSNQNWSRGTMFLVASCFSAGIWYILQVKLFKVFPYKYWATFLVCVIASLQTTLIGLCMDREPNTWKXHKIRLGSLATGATFCLVSWAISRKGPTYPSIFNPISLILVAFIEALWLGEEISLGRLIGMVVITVGLYIFLWGKHVDVKPVPLEIHQSSTIIMPVVSPDNCAARDSKI